The Arenibacter algicola region CAAGGGGAGGAAGGACCGCTATGTCCCATTGTGCGCGATGCAGGTCCGGGGCCTAAGGAAGTACATCAGGGCGGAAAGGCCCGTCACCTGGTGCTTTAACGGCAATGACAGGGAAGGCAATCCCGTTGCACTGTCCACCACGGGAGTGCGATGGATCGTTCGCGAGGCACGCAAACACAGCGGTATCCAAAAAGAGGTCACCACCCATAGCCTGCGGCATAGCTATGCGACCCATCTTTTGGAAATGGGTCTGGACATCATCAGCGTAAAGGACCTGTTGGGGCACGCCGATATCCAGACCACGCTTGCCTACCTGCATGTGGCACAACTGGGCAGACAAAGGCCGTTCAGCCCGTTGGAGCGGCTTTATAATCTGTAACGGTGTCACGCGCCACTTACGAAGTGGCCCAGGTATTGGAACGCAACAGGGAACAGCTCGCCGGCCTTTGTGCCAATAGCTGGCAGTCAAGGACCCTGCACGCCCTGCGCAAATGCCGCACCGCAGTATTGGGCGGGCATATAGACCGTTGCGACAACCCTGGCTGCCATAAGCTGCACCTTAGCTACAACAGTTGCCGGAACCGTCATTGCCCCAAGTGCCAGGGGCATAAAAGGGAACAATGGATAAGGGCAAGGGAGGCCGAACTGCTGAACGTGCCGTATTTCCATATGGTCTTTACCCTTCCTTCGCAGCTTAACAGGGTATGCCTTTATAGCCCCAAAACGATCTATGGCCTTTTGTTCGGGACGGCCTGGCAGGTAATCAAAGGCTTTTCATCCAATCCCAAGTTTTTGGGGGCCGACCCGGGAATGGTCGCCATCCTGCACACCTGGGGCCAAAATCTGTCCCTTCACCCGCATCTGCATTGCATTGTTCCCGGAGGAGGGACCACAAGGTCGGGCAAATGGAAATCCGCTAGGAACAAAGGAAAGTATTTGTTTCCTGTAAAGGCAATGAGCAAGGTTTTTAGAGCTCGTTTTGTAGCATCCCTTCGCAAGGAATTTCCACCACAACCCACGGCCTTCTACGAAAACCTGTTCAAGCACAATTGGGTAATTTATTGCAAACGTCCATTTTTAGGTCCGGCACAAGTAGTAGAATATCTTGGCCGCTATACCCACAAGATTGCCATCAGTGACCACCGTATAAAGAGCCTAGATAATAATAACGTCACTTTTACCGTCAAGGATTACCGGCATGGGGGAAGGATATCCTTACTGCGATTAACCGATGCCGAATTCGTCCGCAGGTTCGCTCTGCACATCCTGCCCAAGGGGTTCGTGCGTATACGCCATTATGGGATCCTGAGCAGTTCCAGGAAGAAGGCACTGCTTCCTTTGCTGCAACAGGTCCTGGGCGGTCCCGTGCCCAATGGACGGCCTCCCTTGAAACATTGCCGATGTCCTTACTGCCAGATCGGGATTATGGTGACCGTAGCGGTATTCGACAGCCGTGGCCCGCCCAAAGCATGGTCCGATCGACTGAAAAATAGCGCCCCAAGAAGAACGCCCGAAACAGCGTAACGGGATACCCGTGGCCAAAATTAAAATAGCGGGATGGAAAAGGCCGTTCCGGAGAGTAAAATGGGCCAAGGAAATCAAAAAGGGCACCGGAACGGGCTACGAAAGAGGTGACCACCAAATTAAGGGGCCAGCTCCGACAACAAGGTATATGTAAAAGACTCCCTCAAACCTTAGCAATCCCCATAGTAAGGGAAAACAGGACCCGGTTCAGTCAACACGGTCTTCATGTTTGGCCGTACCGACCACACGAAGTCTTAGTTATTGTGTTTAGTTTTTTATTAAAACAGTTAGTATGAAGGTTTCTCAAACATTTAGAAAAAACAGTTCAGATTCGGATTCTAATTTGTCAATCTTTTTATCAGATATTAAAAAAGAAACAAAATTAGAAGATGTTTTAAGTGAAGTTAAAAATATTTACTCTACTCATTTTCCTGATTAAAGTTTTTTAGATTATAGTTTAAAGAATTTATGATGTCAAAAGTTTCAGGGTCTAACCTTAATCCGTCAGGATGTGTGTTGTTAAACTCGTTCATACTTTTTGAAAATCCGTTCAATGCTTTTATTAGTTTTTCTGCGGTTTCGTTGTCTAGGTTCATAGTTTTTATTTTATGTGTGAGTTAAAGTTAAATGGTCGGTTTGTTTGGTCTAACGATGAAAAGTCGGAAGTTAGGTTTGTTCCTTATTCGGAAAACACTAATTCCGAAACCATTAAAGGTTTTTCTTTTACCAAAGAGGATAAAACTAATTGATTATTAATTATTTGTGCTATACAAAAAACACAATATTTACCAAATTCTCCGTTTTGTCTGAAATCAGTCAGTTCGGGTTTTGAGTAGTCCAAATCGTAAATATTAAATACTTTAGAGTTTTTGTTATCTACGATTGATAAGTTCATTTTTTTATTTTGGTTTGGTCGAAATACTATGTTTATTTCATCTTTTGTAAATTCGTTTTGCAAAAATTTATAAGATTCTATTCCGTCCTTGTCATTTGAAAATATTATTGCAATAATTGGCGGTTCAATATTATAATCTCGTGATTTTAAAAAGGACAGTTTTATTGCTTTTTGGAAAGATTGTTCAAATTCATTTTCGGTCATAGAATGGTCTTTTAAATTAAACACAACACATATATATGTGTAATTAAAGGTCAAGATATAAAAATAACCCAATATCTCCTTAACTCCTATACATAAATAGATATGATAAAATTTAAGAGTAGGTATTTTATATATCATTTTGTATCTTACAGTATATTGTTATACAAAATGAGGAATGGATTTTTCACAATATACCTTTATGCCTACCGTGCATCGTAACAAAAATGTAATATTGGTGCATTTTCCTTATGATCCCCACTTGGTCCAGCAATTTCGGGATCGATTTACATCTACAAAATGGAGTAAAACAAATAAAGCCTGGTATTTGCCAGATATACCCGCTGTAAGAACGGCCTTAAAAATAGAGCAGCGACCTTTTATTGCAAAACAACTGACCAAAATTGCACCGGTTAACCAAGAGTCCCTAATACAGTATTATGATCAACTTAGGTTAAAAGCGCTTAGCCAGAACACCATTCGCATATACGTAGCAGAATTTGTACACCTACTTCAATTGATTAAAAATTATCCCGTAGAAGAGCTTACACCAAAAAGATTAAAGGATTATTTACTCTATTGTGTGTACCAAGAA contains the following coding sequences:
- a CDS encoding IS91 family transposase, with the protein product MSRATYEVAQVLERNREQLAGLCANSWQSRTLHALRKCRTAVLGGHIDRCDNPGCHKLHLSYNSCRNRHCPKCQGHKREQWIRAREAELLNVPYFHMVFTLPSQLNRVCLYSPKTIYGLLFGTAWQVIKGFSSNPKFLGADPGMVAILHTWGQNLSLHPHLHCIVPGGGTTRSGKWKSARNKGKYLFPVKAMSKVFRARFVASLRKEFPPQPTAFYENLFKHNWVIYCKRPFLGPAQVVEYLGRYTHKIAISDHRIKSLDNNNVTFTVKDYRHGGRISLLRLTDAEFVRRFALHILPKGFVRIRHYGILSSSRKKALLPLLQQVLGGPVPNGRPPLKHCRCPYCQIGIMVTVAVFDSRGPPKAWSDRLKNSAPRRTPETA
- a CDS encoding tyrosine-type recombinase/integrase; protein product: MRVILPSIERPKKLPVVLGHNEVRQLLKAPKLLKHRLVLAMLYGCGLRSFELCNLQLKDLDLERKMLHVRQGKGRKDRYVPLCAMQVRGLRKYIRAERPVTWCFNGNDREGNPVALSTTGVRWIVREARKHSGIQKEVTTHSLRHSYATHLLEMGLDIISVKDLLGHADIQTTLAYLHVAQLGRQRPFSPLERLYNL